Below is a window of Actinomycetota bacterium DNA.
ATGTCAGAGTAAGTGAAGCACCAAGTTATGGATTACCTATAAATTTATATAATCCAGATTGTAAGGGTGCAATAGCTTATGAAAATTTTACAAAGGAAGTGATAAATTATGGTAAAAAGAGGTTTGGGGAAAGGACTTAGTGCATTAATCCCCACAAGGGAAAAGTTAGAAGGATTGGTTAAAGAAATATCAATAAATAAAATTCTACCGAATCCATATCAACCAAGGAAAGATTTTGATTTGCAAAGCTTAGATGAAATGGCCACATCAATAAAATCTGTTGGTGTAATTCAACCCATAGTTGTAAGGCCAAAGGGAGAGAATTTTGAGTTAGTTGTGGGGGAAAGAAGATTAAGAGGGGCAAAAATAGCTGAATTTAATACTATCCCGTGTGTAGTTAAAGACATAACTGATGAGGAGGTTATACAAATTTCTCTAATAGAAAATTTACAGCGTGAGGACTTAAATTCAATAGAAAGAGCAAGCGCATATAAAAAATTGGTTGATGATTTTAATATGACTCATGAAGATTTATCTCAGGTTCTTGGAATAAGTAGGGTATCAGTTACTAACACATTGCGATTATTAACTCTACCGGAAGAAATTAAAGAAATGTTAATAAGAGAGGTGATAACAGCAGGTCACGCTATGGCTCTTTTGTCAATACCTGAAGACAAGGATAGAATTGCTGTTGCACAAAAAGTAATAAAAAAGGGTTTAAACGTTAGACAAACAGAAAATCTGGTAAAAAGGATGAGTGATGAAGGAAGGGTAGCAGATATTCCGACTAAGTTCAAAGCACTTATACCAACAAAACTTCCTGTAATAATAGATAAACTCTCAGAACATTTGGGTACAGAAGTTAATATAAAGATGGGAAAGCGAAAGGGAAAGGTTGAAATAGACTTTGAATCAATAGGAGATCTTGAAAGGATATATTATCTTATAACCGGATTAGACATGGAATATTCAGAATAGGTATTGTTGTTAACATATAAAAAATCTCATCTCGTAATAAAAAAACATAAAAATATCTTATTAATAAAGGGATTATAATCTTAAAATAAATAGAGGTTAGGATATATGTTAAAGTTTAATAATTATGTTAGCTATTTATAACTTCTCTTAAATTTATTAAGTTATCATACTAAAAATGGGATTTGCACTAATGAGAGAATTTCACTTACAACAAAAGAGGTAAGAGGATTGTTAAAAGAGATAAAGGTTGAAAATATAGCCATAATTAATAAAGCACACATCAAATTTTCCCCAGGACTTACAATTTTATCAGGTGAAACAGGGGCAGGCAAAACATTAATAGTTGAAGCATTAAAACTACTTGTTGGTGAAAAAGCAGATAAAGATTTAATAAGATCTGGTAAAAAAAATGCTTATGTTGAAGGGTATATAGAATTAAATAACTGGCCCAAATTAATAAAGAATCTTATAAAGCTAAAATATGTTGATGA
It encodes the following:
- a CDS encoding ParB/RepB/Spo0J family partition protein — its product is MVKRGLGKGLSALIPTREKLEGLVKEISINKILPNPYQPRKDFDLQSLDEMATSIKSVGVIQPIVVRPKGENFELVVGERRLRGAKIAEFNTIPCVVKDITDEEVIQISLIENLQREDLNSIERASAYKKLVDDFNMTHEDLSQVLGISRVSVTNTLRLLTLPEEIKEMLIREVITAGHAMALLSIPEDKDRIAVAQKVIKKGLNVRQTENLVKRMSDEGRVADIPTKFKALIPTKLPVIIDKLSEHLGTEVNIKMGKRKGKVEIDFESIGDLERIYYLITGLDMEYSE
- a CDS encoding AAA family ATPase, coding for MLKEIKVENIAIINKAHIKFSPGLTILSGETGAGKTLIVEALKLLVGEKADKDLIRSGKKNAYVEGYIELNNWPKLIKNLIKLKYVD